CTCAGATACCGTTTCATTTGAATTTCATTATTTGGTGGACTAACATTGAgcaaatatatttcttatatttttactTAATGAATGGGATGCTCACTTTTGTGTTACAGTCACTGTAACCTGATTTATTTGAAGGtaaatattatatgtatattttgtgacctaaacaaaacaaaattttctaaatacacatTTGTAAATTGTTGTCCTGCCTTCTGTCTGCCTCAACACGAAATTATTCTTTAACAGCTTTTAGCTTGGACACATGTGAGCTCGTCCTTCAAACAACTTAACCAAATAATTACATTTATAAAGGATACTTTTTTGTAGTATGATTGTACAAAGAATTCAAGTACGTCAATAAGAGCTGATCAAATTTCACTAACAAATGTCAACATACTTAGTTTTGGTGTTCACACAGCATGTGTAAAACTCCATAcggaatctccagattacaaaaagtgaaatttttcTACTAACATCAATCTGTGAGATTTAGCATTCCTGTAATTTGTGTTCTTCAGTATTTTGCATTCAGTAAGgatcaacaatcattttaaatgtTTGAACAACATTGGATAAAAAATTCTCAACTGGCCAATATTGCTTACAAGTAGTTCACTGAAAATAGCGCTACTCTATACATTTCTCTAATTTTTAATACTGAGGTTACATATTGTCAAAggattttccctttttttaaaattatgatacaGCACACTAACTACTGCACTTTATCacataattttgttgaattttctgCTACTTTCGTCAATACAATAGCCACTGAAGGCACTCAATCTACATCTAGTTGATTGCTTCTATCTGAACGCTTCACGTAGTTCTGTTGAAAATGGCAGACACTTTTGGCTACAACAAACACTTGCTTGAAATTATCTTGCTCTTTTATCAATATTTTACCTATATTTACTCTATCAGCTCTCATTGTGTGATTCACATTTTCACATTaggtttcctttttaaaaaaattatgcccAACTTCACTAACATTTATTGGAAGTTAAAAACACTTTTTCCCTCACTGACATAACGGATATGTTATTTGTACTTTAAGCAGGTGAAATATTTCATGTTTTAAACCTCTTATGCCAGAAAggcacaaaattcaaatggttaAATACCTGTAAAAATCAATTAGAGGCATCTCAATCAGGTCCACTGCTAGCGTTAGCAACCAGCACCTATGTGCAAGGTATAAGTACAGGCTTATTGCATAAGACCTTTGGCCTTAATAATGAAAATGTTACCACAAGAATAATATTGTCAAGTCCAAAACAAGGCTGTGCCAATTGTTCAGTGTAcagaaatttaaaacatttttataatgaaaaaaatctAGATCCTGacaaaaaaattttaccttttctttcATGGCCAAAATTTAAATTGCCTGATGCCCAACCATACTACACATTGACTCAAACACTGGACCTTATATTTATCACATTTTTAATATTCCATTTATTATCATCCACTGCAACAACATCCAGGTACAAATGTGTTATCAAGGTTACATATAGGGACCAATCAAGAGATTGAGTGCTAAGAGAATCAAAATAGAGCATCACACTGGCAATACCATGAAATTCTGTGACATCTTTCATCTACATTTACGCAATGCCTCGATACAAGATAGTGATAGTGAAAAGAGGAATATTCACAGTTATATTATCAGACAAGAATCTACTGAACAGACTTCAGTTGTGACATGGAGTTAAATATTGTCCTTGCTGGAGTGCTGTAGAAGTTGGCAACCCTACTGTATGGTCATGCAAATAAAATGGTGGTCATTTTGTGCTATGGTTTCACTGAGTGTTCCTACTAGTTTATTACTTGGTTTAATGTCCACTTACTATTTGGTTCCACAATTACCTCCATGTCATCACACCATGCCCTATAGAAGTTGAAGTATTATTTCTAATAGATCAATGATTAAATCTTGACTGAACTCACTTCCATCACAATGCTTCTTTCTTATCTGATTTTGGCTCAACTCTAACTTTTTAAGTCATGTTAGATGGTGCTCTCCTTGGCACAAAGTAAGCTTGTAATCTTCATCCTTTGAGTTTGTACTCATATGGGAAATTCTTTCTGGGCTTTTGTTAAATATAGTGGCTGGAGTGTCTTATTTCAGGCAGAGATAGTTATCTAATTCAGAGGACAGACAGTATCCAGATCTGAAACAACATTACTAATTGTATTGTAAAACCACAGTTCATACTGGGAAAACATGATATGGATACTCTACAAACAAGACATTAATTCAAGAATGAACAGAAAATGATCTGTATATTGGTAActataaaacaagaaataaatgaaagaatgtGATAACTTACAATTGGTTTCCAGATAATAGCTATGGCAGAAAATGACACATACAAACCACTGCAAACAAATTCAGTAATTACTTTTCAATACTGACAGAAGGCATACAAACTACTAATGAACAGTCAAATACAAATGGAGGAGATTTACACAAGTAGAAACTTACTGAGGCCTACATACCTCCAATGGAATTAGTGTCCAACAAGTGGCCACCATGTAGACCAGGAAGACATCTCTGAGTTGGAAAAAGTAGTATTTCTGGTGATTTTGGTGCTCCCGATAGTGTGTTAAAATCTTCTGCTGATAAGATAATACTTCTGTTGAGCTATTCTTGTACTCAGTACCTTTTTTACTATTCTCTTAGGGCAAGATGAAAACCTTGACCAGAATATCAAAATGAGTGCGTAGGGGAAGGTACATAGATGACTCCTACTGGTGATGATAGAGGTAACCATTGGCAACTTGAGATTGAATATGAACCTGACATAGCAAGAAATCCACAAAACATTTATCCAAGCTTCCAATAACATTTTAACTCCTATTTAATGTGTGTATTTCTCATGTTTTCAAGCCATGGCAAAAATTACCAAAATCTGAATATAGCAATTATTCAAATATAGCTGAATGTTCTACgtgacacaaaaataaaatgtcTAAATCTCATAAAAACTATATTCCTCAGTTAAGAACATTGTAGGTTATAAGTATCTGTTATAAACTGGTACCATTAATATGTTTTGTTTTAATAAACTCAGTGTTTCAGTTGTTCTAAGCATTTGACAAGAAATTGTGTGAGATATTTAATATGCACTGGTACATTGTGTACTGATGTACCTGGCTTCTTTCCATACAAATGTAATACTGTTAAGTCTCTGTAGAGGTTGATTTTGGTCCTAGTGTTATATTCACGCTTTtcaatattttcagagaaacataaACGTTTGTAATGACAAAGGGGGTTATATATAGTGAAATAGTTGAATAAACGCCAAGTCTTTGCAGAGGACTGTACAGTATGTACTAGACTTAAGACTAGGACTGCCGAGTGGTCAATTTGAccactttttatattttaacatgttattatTTGGTCAATTTCTAATCTATGCTGTTGTGAGTTAATGACTTTTCCTAAATGTTTTTGTAGATCATATAAAtagtccaatatttattttatcttcattagttTTCTTTGAATGACCACTTATAATTAAAACCGCCgagtggtcactttgaccacattacatgtatatttgaaaacagattatttaaagattgttgtgTGTCACTCCCCGGATTAATTCTTAGCACTCGTCAACAATGTACTAAATATGTTGGTTACTGAAGTTTATTcacattgtttgaatttaaaagctcaacaatgcaatatgtcatttattgtttgctattgGGTTTTGCATAAACAAGACTGATTATTTGAGTACTGGTCTCAGAGCAGTAGACATGGCTCAGATGTCACAGTGATACAAACCACAGCCACGGCCACGgccactttcagatgaagaaattgtcacacttttgtatgaatcggatgctgaaaatgatcctgaagttgaggaccttgtggaagattctacagatgaagattaccaacctgtcgctaatgtggagagtgacagctccaagactgaagatgaaggtaatttacattcacttttattattattattattattattgttattattattattgttactatatgaATAATGATCACTATTATAGTAAAGCTGACACTTCTACTGCTACTTCTGTTATTGCTATTTTATTGTGTGGTATGTTATCTTTATAATGAGTTGTAGAATTCTAATTGTCTCTTTCCTCACACAGTTGCTGAACCAGGACCAAGCAGTAATATAAACAATGCTAGAGAAGGACCTACCCTGGGTAAAAAAAGAACTGTGCCTCCTGTAAGTGGACCAATACAGAATCGACGTAGAAGAGGAGAACGAAGTGGGGGTTCACTTCCAGAAACTGTCTCAAAACTCCTGGGGAAGGACAGGATCACGGAGTGGACTGTAGCATACTTCAGCGTTACTACTCCAGGTAGGATAGGTCAacagaatatattgaaagaaacatGGGGACCGACTCCACACACAAAATGGCACGTCTCAGATGATAATGATTCGAGTGCCTGGCGCCTTTTAGTTGATCAATCAATGTTGAAACGCATAAAGAAATGCACAGAAGCAGAGGCACAACAGCTTCTTGGAAATGATTCCTGTAGTTTGCATTTAGAAGAATTAGATGCATTTGTTGCTTTATCATATGTTCATGGTGCACTAGGTGCCAGATGTATTGAAGTAGATGAGTTGTGGTCAAAAAAGTGGGGAGCTCCATTTTTCACTGACACAATGAGCAGAAACAGGTTTcaagaaattttgaaatatctgctTTTTGATGAAAAAAACATACACTGTTGGAACAtttgaaaagtgacaaatttgCACTTATATCAACTACTTGGAAGCATTTTATAGATAACTGTCAGTTGAATTACATACCTGGATCAAATGTCACTGTTGACGAACAACTTTTCCCCTGCAGAACCAGGTATCCGAATAAGCCTGATAAATTCGGAATCAAATTCTGGCTTCTAGCagatgtagaaacaaaatatctttgtaatgggTTCCTTTATGTAGGAAAGAACGAACAGAGGCCACCTAATGGGAAACTTCCAGAACAAGTAGTAATGAAGTTGGTAGCTCCATATCGCAATAAGGGGCGAAATGTGACTACTGATATTTTTTTCACTATGGTCACACTTGGGGAGAGACTGGAAAAGAGAAAACTAGTCTTGTCAGCACTATCAACCGTGCAAGATAAGAAATGCCGAAcactataaaaaaaatgaaaacttctcTTTACACGtctgtacacgtatttcacaataTCCTTGATTTAGTAGCCATCAACGCATGGATCATTTTCAAGCTAGTGACAGGGATCAAaataagtaggaggaatttcatccTAAATCTAGCAGAAGAATTATGTAGAGTCTATATGGAAACCAGAAATCAGGAAAGGACGTCAagggatggaaaagaaaaggaagaaaa
This genomic stretch from Schistocerca cancellata isolate TAMUIC-IGC-003103 chromosome 2, iqSchCanc2.1, whole genome shotgun sequence harbors:
- the LOC126153182 gene encoding uncharacterized protein LOC126153182, with protein sequence MNRDEGRSEVEVKAVGSSQEMFELSEIVVSKETPRPRPLSDEEIVTLLYESDAENDPEVEDLVEDSTDEDYQPVANVESDSSKTEDEVAEPGPSSNINNAREGPTLGKKRTVPPVSGPIQNRRRRGERSGGSLPETVSKLLGKDRITEWTVAYFSVTTPGRIGQQNILKETWGPTPHTKWHVSDDNDSSAWRLLVDQSMLKRIKKCTEAEAQQLLGNDSCSLHLEELDAFVALSYVHGALGARCIEVDELWSKKWGAPFFTDTMSRNRFQEILKYLLFDEKNIHCWNI